In one Cloacibacillus porcorum genomic region, the following are encoded:
- a CDS encoding lytic transglycosylase domain-containing protein gives MRKIMKKRHFHLSQIAVMLLLFISVIMHPKAGMSSTESSPKTHSTLSDGTVITTVSETALTENVVMTENKTAVVYTEQTETGESPKETPQEKSPAPFDKSIYAALKHQGLTEQHIGVWQEEHPLSTLNKLGTLAPAKQKKVANVAAFIRKVNPKISAKTAWREACALVFYSVKYNVSSDLVVSIAKAESRFNPSAQSKAGALGVMQVMWKVHNGMLRAKGIAPTRDHMFDPERGVEAGVLILSRYMSAYGTVQKALNRYYGGIAHNYLKKVNNNMAMLQRHSDKTGY, from the coding sequence ATGCGAAAAATAATGAAAAAGCGGCATTTTCATCTGTCGCAGATCGCAGTGATGCTCCTGCTCTTCATTTCGGTAATAATGCACCCGAAGGCCGGAATGAGCAGTACGGAATCATCACCGAAAACACATAGCACCCTCTCGGACGGCACAGTAATTACAACAGTTAGTGAAACCGCTCTAACAGAGAATGTCGTGATGACGGAGAACAAGACGGCCGTCGTCTATACCGAACAGACCGAGACTGGCGAAAGCCCGAAAGAGACTCCGCAGGAAAAATCCCCAGCGCCGTTTGACAAATCCATCTATGCCGCGCTGAAACACCAGGGGCTGACCGAGCAGCACATAGGGGTCTGGCAGGAAGAGCATCCGCTCAGCACACTCAACAAGCTGGGTACGCTCGCTCCCGCTAAACAGAAGAAAGTTGCGAACGTAGCGGCCTTTATAAGAAAGGTAAATCCCAAAATTTCCGCAAAAACAGCCTGGAGAGAGGCCTGCGCGCTGGTATTTTACAGCGTCAAATACAACGTGTCCTCGGATCTCGTCGTCAGTATCGCAAAGGCGGAGAGCCGCTTTAACCCTTCGGCGCAGAGCAAAGCGGGAGCGCTGGGGGTAATGCAGGTCATGTGGAAGGTGCATAACGGAATGCTGCGCGCGAAGGGCATCGCTCCGACCCGCGACCACATGTTCGATCCCGAGCGCGGCGTAGAGGCGGGGGTTCTTATCCTGTCGCGCTACATGAGTGCCTACGGGACAGTGCAGAAAGCCCTCAACCGTTACTACGGCGGCATCGCGCACAACTACCTCAAAAAGGTAAACAACAACATGGCGATGCTTCAGCGCCATTCGGACAAGACCGGCTACTAG
- a CDS encoding DMT family transporter yields the protein MKISKNTLKGTLCVIAAGMCWGTTGTIQAFTPNGASSLSIGAARVAFAGVVLLIYMLIKKRGELFRGGWSVRGVLLAAAGLAAYQLTFFSAVRLTGVAVGTMVAIGSAPPLAGIFGRILFKEQLPWRWYAATILAVTGCVMLVLGGNTGALSVSVLGVFLAFSAAFSYALEGVGLRLIKRDPYDVIAVVSAVSGLMALPWLLAGDISWMLEPRGALCMALLTFLSTIIPYTLFTIGIQNIELGTAYTLSLSEPLTAWLLSTVLLGERLSWIASLGVGILFCGILLLACNKNKG from the coding sequence ATGAAGATATCGAAAAATACCCTAAAGGGAACACTATGCGTCATCGCGGCGGGAATGTGCTGGGGCACGACGGGAACGATACAGGCATTCACGCCGAATGGGGCCTCCTCGCTCTCCATCGGCGCGGCGCGCGTCGCTTTCGCGGGCGTCGTGCTTCTTATATATATGCTGATAAAAAAGAGGGGCGAACTCTTCCGCGGCGGCTGGAGCGTGAGGGGCGTGCTGCTCGCCGCCGCTGGGCTTGCCGCTTATCAGCTCACATTTTTCTCCGCCGTGCGTCTCACCGGCGTCGCCGTCGGTACGATGGTGGCGATCGGCAGCGCCCCGCCGCTCGCGGGCATCTTCGGGCGGATACTATTTAAAGAACAGCTGCCGTGGCGTTGGTACGCCGCTACCATACTGGCGGTGACCGGCTGCGTCATGCTCGTGCTGGGCGGCAACACCGGCGCCCTCTCCGTCTCCGTCCTCGGCGTCTTTCTTGCCTTCAGCGCCGCGTTCTCCTACGCGCTCGAGGGAGTGGGGCTGCGCCTCATAAAGCGTGACCCCTATGACGTTATTGCGGTCGTCAGCGCCGTAAGCGGCCTCATGGCGCTGCCGTGGCTGCTTGCTGGTGACATCTCCTGGATGCTTGAGCCGCGCGGCGCCCTATGCATGGCGCTGCTGACCTTCCTCAGCACCATCATCCCGTACACATTATTTACTATTGGAATACAAAATATTGAGCTTGGGACGGCCTACACACTGTCGCTCTCCGAGCCGCTCACCGCCTGGCTCCTCTCTACAGTGCTGCTTGGCGAACGTCTCTCATGGATAGCGTCGCTTGGCGTAGGTATACTTTTCTGCGGAATTTTGCTGCTTGCCTGCAATAAAAATAAAGGCTGA
- a CDS encoding LysR substrate-binding domain-containing protein yields the protein MDLKKCKILLDAIDYRNLSKVAKDYGYTPSGIWHMIAAIENELGFPLFISSTSGVIPTDNCLRLAPALRELLKCNERLAHTMAEIRGVKSGSLTIGTYPSVSIQWLPHVIKAFQADYPGVAIQIREGIRQELQGWLDDSSVEMCFYTWRPKMKCAWIPLRDDPVVAVLPLDHPLASSPSYPLARCRDEKFIMPALGRDEDIAAILEEAGISPKIAFSTIENYAAISMIECGLGMSIMNELITKGRLNKVAILPLDPPCRINFGIALPSLSKASPAAREFIEYAKRMIPEM from the coding sequence ATGGACCTGAAAAAATGCAAAATACTGCTGGACGCGATAGACTACAGGAACCTCTCGAAGGTGGCCAAAGACTACGGCTACACTCCGTCGGGCATCTGGCACATGATCGCCGCGATTGAGAACGAACTTGGCTTCCCGCTCTTCATCAGCAGCACGAGCGGCGTCATTCCCACCGACAACTGCCTGCGGCTCGCGCCCGCGCTCCGCGAGCTGCTCAAATGCAACGAGCGGCTCGCGCATACGATGGCGGAAATTCGCGGCGTTAAAAGCGGCAGCCTCACGATCGGTACATATCCGAGCGTCTCGATACAATGGCTTCCGCACGTTATAAAGGCCTTTCAGGCCGACTATCCCGGCGTTGCGATCCAGATACGCGAGGGCATCAGGCAGGAGCTCCAGGGCTGGCTTGACGACAGCAGCGTTGAAATGTGCTTCTATACCTGGCGTCCGAAGATGAAATGCGCCTGGATACCGCTTCGCGACGACCCCGTCGTCGCCGTGCTGCCCCTCGACCATCCGTTGGCCTCCTCCCCCTCCTATCCGCTCGCGCGCTGCCGCGACGAAAAATTTATCATGCCGGCGCTGGGCCGGGACGAGGATATCGCCGCCATCCTTGAAGAGGCGGGAATATCCCCTAAAATAGCCTTCTCCACCATAGAAAACTATGCCGCGATATCGATGATAGAATGCGGTCTCGGCATGAGCATCATGAACGAACTGATAACCAAAGGCAGGCTCAACAAAGTGGCGATCCTGCCGCTCGACCCTCCCTGCCGCATAAATTTCGGCATCGCGCTGCCCTCGCTCTCGAAGGCCTCTCCCGCCGCGCGTGAATTCATCGAATACGCGAAACGTATGATCCCTGAGATGTAG
- a CDS encoding YhcH/YjgK/YiaL family protein has protein sequence MIYDSVERFITELPEYMPRVSQLTEFLSAAREKSFEELKEMDFAPLDLRFGEYETKPQEEIPFEAHKRYWDLQLVLEGEELLGYAPLAELTETVAYAEKDDIAFYRGEGQNVKLSREMAVLLAPWDGHRPGANVGDTPCKIKKIVVKLPW, from the coding sequence ATGATATATGATTCAGTGGAGCGCTTCATCACCGAACTGCCGGAATACATGCCGCGCGTGAGCCAGCTGACAGAATTTCTCTCGGCAGCGCGTGAAAAAAGCTTTGAAGAGCTAAAAGAGATGGACTTCGCGCCCCTTGACCTGCGCTTCGGGGAATATGAGACGAAGCCGCAGGAGGAGATACCCTTCGAGGCCCATAAAAGATACTGGGACCTCCAGCTTGTCCTCGAAGGGGAGGAGCTGCTTGGCTACGCGCCGCTTGCGGAGCTGACGGAGACCGTTGCCTACGCGGAAAAAGACGACATCGCCTTTTACCGCGGCGAGGGACAGAACGTGAAACTCTCGCGTGAAATGGCGGTGCTGCTGGCGCCGTGGGACGGGCACCGTCCGGGGGCGAATGTTGGGGATACGCCCTGTAAAATAAAAAAGATCGTCGTTAAACTGCCCTGGTAG
- the abc-f gene encoding ribosomal protection-like ABC-F family protein, giving the protein MIEIKDLKVNFGEQEVLRGIDWFITPKSRIGLVGDNGAGKTTLLRVLAGGADHDGTITMPKGHSVGYLPQDLVEIKELPLIEYLKERAGLTELSRELVACEQRMSLLGENDPAVKGLLSEHERLQRLFESKGGFGFEVEAKQVLKGLGFAPERDAERLTSEFSGGWKMRIALAALLLSHSDIMLLDEPTNHLDTESMEWLESWLRDYRGTIIAVSHDRRFLDNMVTSVAELANGRINLYSCGYEKFLTEREERRARLEAEWEQQREKIDEIQRFVERFRYKATKARQVQSRIKQLEKMEITELEGPSKSVNFQFPESPRSGREVIRASGLAKSYGDHTVFRDVDLVIERGERVALVGVNGAGKSTLMRLLNQSEEPTAGTAELGLNVKKAYFSQESAQNLDYSRTIWQEVNNTGSKLLEGAKRNLLGAFLFSGDEIYKPVSVLSGGEKSRLGLLKMLLSESNLLILDEPTNHLDYGTKELFQKALLQYGGTILIVSHDRAFLDDLVSRVVEIRDGKLYDYPGNYSWFIEKRAGRDAPAPAAKADPAEKLAAELRASAAESRQEARTKEQRRAEAEERNRLYRAKKDFVERLAACEKEIADVEARKEEINGLLCSPEVLADSQRIQSLMIELKEKEETLKELYEEWEELSIKIEEIK; this is encoded by the coding sequence ATGATTGAGATAAAAGACTTAAAGGTAAATTTCGGCGAACAGGAGGTCCTGCGCGGCATCGACTGGTTCATCACGCCCAAAAGCCGCATCGGTCTCGTCGGCGACAACGGCGCGGGCAAGACGACGCTGCTGCGCGTGCTGGCGGGGGGCGCCGACCATGATGGCACCATTACGATGCCCAAGGGGCACTCTGTCGGCTATCTGCCGCAGGACCTTGTGGAGATCAAAGAGCTGCCCCTCATAGAATATCTCAAGGAACGCGCCGGACTGACTGAGCTTTCACGCGAGCTTGTCGCCTGTGAACAGCGGATGTCGCTGCTCGGCGAAAACGACCCGGCGGTGAAGGGGCTGCTCTCCGAGCATGAGCGGCTGCAGCGGCTGTTCGAATCCAAGGGCGGCTTTGGCTTCGAGGTCGAGGCCAAGCAGGTGCTCAAGGGTCTGGGCTTCGCTCCGGAGCGTGACGCCGAAAGGCTCACCTCCGAATTCTCCGGCGGCTGGAAGATGCGCATCGCGCTCGCCGCGCTGCTCCTCTCGCACTCGGACATCATGCTGCTTGACGAGCCGACGAACCATCTTGACACCGAGAGCATGGAATGGCTTGAATCGTGGCTGCGCGACTACCGCGGCACAATCATCGCTGTCTCGCACGACCGCCGCTTCCTTGATAACATGGTCACCTCGGTGGCGGAGCTCGCGAACGGCCGGATAAACCTCTACTCCTGCGGCTACGAAAAATTCCTCACGGAGCGCGAGGAGCGCCGCGCGCGCCTCGAAGCCGAGTGGGAGCAGCAGCGGGAGAAGATCGACGAGATACAGCGCTTTGTCGAACGTTTCCGCTACAAGGCGACAAAGGCGCGCCAGGTCCAGAGCCGTATCAAGCAGCTGGAAAAAATGGAGATAACGGAGCTGGAGGGCCCCTCAAAGAGCGTGAACTTCCAATTTCCGGAGAGCCCGCGCAGCGGCCGCGAGGTGATAAGGGCCTCGGGGCTTGCGAAGAGCTATGGAGACCATACCGTATTCCGGGATGTGGATCTCGTGATCGAGCGCGGGGAGCGCGTCGCGCTCGTCGGCGTCAACGGCGCGGGCAAATCGACGCTGATGCGCCTGCTGAACCAGAGCGAGGAGCCCACAGCCGGTACGGCGGAGCTTGGCTTAAACGTCAAAAAAGCCTACTTCTCGCAGGAGAGCGCCCAGAACCTCGACTACAGCCGCACGATCTGGCAGGAGGTCAACAACACCGGTTCAAAGCTGCTCGAAGGGGCGAAGCGCAACCTGCTCGGAGCCTTCCTCTTCTCGGGCGATGAAATATACAAGCCGGTCTCCGTCCTATCGGGCGGTGAAAAATCGCGTCTGGGGCTGCTTAAAATGCTGCTCTCCGAGTCCAACCTGCTGATCCTTGACGAGCCGACGAACCATCTCGACTACGGGACGAAGGAGCTCTTCCAAAAGGCGCTGCTCCAATATGGCGGCACCATCCTGATCGTCTCCCACGACCGCGCCTTCCTCGACGACCTCGTGAGCCGCGTAGTAGAAATACGCGACGGGAAGCTCTACGACTACCCAGGCAACTATTCGTGGTTCATTGAGAAAAGAGCCGGACGCGATGCGCCGGCTCCCGCGGCGAAGGCCGACCCCGCGGAAAAACTTGCCGCCGAACTGCGCGCGAGCGCCGCGGAGAGCCGCCAGGAGGCGAGGACGAAGGAACAGCGGCGTGCCGAGGCCGAAGAACGCAACCGCCTCTACCGCGCGAAAAAAGATTTTGTTGAACGGCTCGCGGCCTGCGAAAAAGAGATCGCGGATGTTGAGGCGCGCAAAGAGGAGATCAACGGCCTGCTCTGTTCGCCGGAGGTGCTTGCGGACTCCCAGCGTATCCAGAGCCTGATGATCGAACTCAAAGAAAAGGAAGAGACACTAAAAGAGCTCTACGAAGAATGGGAAGAGCTCAGCATAAAGATAGAAGAGATAAAATAG
- a CDS encoding glutamine synthetase III family protein, producing MAETKEYQKMKDIYGSLVFDQKEMKQRLPQDVFENLVGAMEGRQKLDSGIADTVALAMKDWAVSKGADHWAHWFHPLTELTAEKHTAFLTADENGNPLNSFRGKDLMQSEPDASSFPSGGTRSTFEARGYSAWDPTSPAFIIRSRKGGTLCIPSVFIAYDGSPLDLKTFLLRSMQAVESRAMKMLKLFGNRGVRYVHATVGGEQEFFLLDRPRAQKRPDIRFCGRTLVGSPPPRDQKMEDHYFGAIPTRVLSYMEDVQRDLARLGVDLATRHNENARCQFEFAPQFTEANLACDQNQLIMETMRKMARQHELRLLFHEKPFHEMNGSGKHINFSLEDSEGRNLLKPSTNHRKNVIFLSFLSAFILGAAKHFGLLQASISTPGNMYRLGGHEAPPYIISVYLGDAVAGMLRAIEEGGGGDGMKQTKGTLDLGLPKLPDIVAFDSDRNRTSPLAFTGNKFEFRAPGASQAMAVPVMSLLSVWAAGLEEFLTLFEEHINGGEDPVEAAIKTIRRVSEINRDIRFEGDAYTGGWHAEAERRGLVKAHTIPEGIDLFMEPSTLQMLEELGVFSKKEMEAFHTIKMESFVKNIEIEMSVLRDMVWEGILPAISKQLILERDSFAIADGFGLPGTESWKRIIVKLAEAKISLIEKTRELAALREKMAAMPTRAHADEIVNSAVPLMKEIRKTADSIEIFLSGENMPYPNYRNLLSLSA from the coding sequence ATGGCTGAAACAAAAGAGTACCAGAAGATGAAAGATATATATGGCTCGCTTGTCTTTGACCAGAAGGAGATGAAGCAGCGCCTGCCGCAGGATGTCTTTGAAAATCTTGTCGGAGCGATGGAGGGACGGCAGAAGCTAGATTCCGGCATCGCCGACACGGTGGCGCTCGCGATGAAGGACTGGGCGGTCAGCAAGGGCGCAGACCATTGGGCCCACTGGTTCCACCCGCTCACCGAGCTGACGGCGGAGAAGCATACCGCCTTCCTTACCGCCGACGAGAACGGCAACCCGCTGAACTCTTTCCGCGGCAAGGATCTCATGCAGAGCGAGCCCGACGCCTCCTCGTTCCCCTCAGGCGGCACGCGCAGCACCTTTGAGGCGCGCGGCTATTCCGCCTGGGATCCGACAAGCCCTGCCTTCATCATTCGTTCACGTAAGGGCGGCACGCTCTGTATCCCCTCGGTTTTCATCGCCTATGACGGCTCGCCTCTCGACCTCAAGACGTTCCTACTCCGTTCGATGCAGGCTGTCGAGAGCCGCGCCATGAAGATGCTGAAGCTCTTCGGCAACCGCGGCGTGCGCTACGTGCACGCGACGGTCGGCGGCGAGCAGGAATTTTTCCTCCTCGACCGTCCCCGCGCACAGAAACGCCCCGACATCCGCTTCTGCGGCCGCACCCTCGTAGGTTCGCCGCCGCCGCGCGACCAGAAGATGGAGGACCACTATTTCGGCGCGATCCCCACACGCGTCCTCTCATATATGGAGGACGTCCAGCGAGACCTTGCGCGCCTCGGCGTCGATCTCGCGACGCGCCACAATGAAAACGCGCGCTGCCAGTTTGAGTTCGCGCCGCAGTTTACCGAGGCCAACCTCGCCTGCGACCAGAACCAGCTGATAATGGAGACGATGCGCAAGATGGCCCGCCAGCATGAGCTGCGCCTCCTCTTCCACGAGAAGCCATTCCATGAAATGAACGGCAGCGGCAAGCACATCAACTTCTCGCTGGAGGACAGCGAGGGGCGCAACCTGCTGAAGCCCTCGACGAACCACAGGAAGAACGTCATCTTCCTCTCGTTCCTCTCGGCCTTCATCCTCGGCGCGGCGAAACACTTCGGCCTGCTGCAGGCCTCTATCTCGACCCCCGGCAACATGTACCGCCTCGGCGGCCATGAGGCCCCCCCCTATATTATCAGCGTTTACCTCGGCGACGCCGTGGCAGGGATGCTGCGCGCGATCGAAGAGGGCGGCGGAGGCGACGGCATGAAGCAGACCAAGGGTACGCTCGACCTCGGACTGCCGAAGCTGCCCGATATCGTGGCCTTTGACAGCGACCGCAACCGCACAAGCCCGCTGGCCTTCACGGGCAACAAGTTTGAATTCCGCGCCCCCGGAGCCTCGCAGGCGATGGCGGTGCCGGTAATGTCGCTGCTCTCCGTCTGGGCCGCCGGACTTGAAGAGTTCCTCACCCTGTTCGAGGAGCACATAAACGGCGGCGAAGACCCCGTCGAAGCGGCGATCAAGACGATCCGCCGGGTATCCGAGATAAACAGGGATATCCGCTTCGAGGGCGACGCCTACACCGGCGGCTGGCACGCCGAGGCGGAGCGCCGCGGACTCGTCAAGGCCCACACGATCCCCGAGGGCATCGACCTCTTTATGGAACCCTCGACGCTGCAGATGCTCGAAGAGCTCGGCGTCTTTTCGAAAAAAGAGATGGAGGCCTTCCATACCATCAAGATGGAGAGCTTCGTAAAGAACATCGAGATAGAGATGTCCGTACTGCGCGACATGGTCTGGGAGGGGATACTTCCCGCCATCTCCAAGCAGCTCATCCTTGAGCGCGACTCCTTCGCCATCGCGGACGGCTTCGGCCTCCCCGGCACCGAGAGCTGGAAGAGGATCATCGTGAAGCTTGCCGAAGCGAAGATATCGCTCATTGAAAAGACCCGCGAACTGGCTGCGCTGCGCGAAAAAATGGCGGCGATGCCGACACGCGCGCACGCCGACGAAATTGTGAATTCAGCCGTCCCACTCATGAAAGAGATCAGGAAGACGGCAGATTCTATAGAGATTTTCCTTTCCGGCGAAAATATGCCTTACCCCAATTACAGGAACCTCCTCTCACTTTCGGCCTAG